One Glycine max cultivar Williams 82 chromosome 3, Glycine_max_v4.0, whole genome shotgun sequence DNA window includes the following coding sequences:
- the LOC100818028 gene encoding transketolase, chloroplastic — protein sequence MASSTSSISLSQALLRPTTTSLPSSSSSLRLTPTLRPTPPALSLRRRLTTSIRAAASVKTVEKATADAALVEKSVNTIRFLAIDAVEKANSGHPGLPMGCAPMGHVLYDETMKYNPKNPFWFNRDRFVLSAGHGCMLQYALLHLAGFDSVKEEDLREFRQWGSRTPGHPENFETPGIEVTTGPLGQGIANAVGLALAEKHLAARYNKPDNEIVDHYTYAILGDGCQMEGIANEACSLAGHWGLGKLIAFYDDNHISIDGNTEIAFTESVDSRFEGLGWHVIWVKNGNNGYDDIRAAIKEAKAVKDKPTLIKVTTTIGYGSPNKANSYSVHGSALGAKEVDATRQNLGWSHEPFHVPEDVKKHWSRHTPEGAALEAEWNAKFAEYEKKYKEEAAELKSIINGEFPAGWEKALPTYTPESPADATRNLSQTNLNALAKVLPGLLGGSADLASSNMTLLKMFGDFQKDTPAERNVRFGVREHGMGAICNGIALHSPGLIPYCATFFVFTDYMRGAIRLSALSEAGVIYVMTHDSIGLGEDGPTHQPIEHLASFRAMPNILMLRPADGNETAGAYKVAVLNRKRPSILALSRQKLPQLPGTSIEGVEKGGYTISDNSTGNKPDVILIGTGSELEIAAKAADDLRKEGKAVRVVSLVSWELFDEQSEAYKESVFPAAVSARVSIEAGSTFGWEKIVGAKGKAIGIDRFGASAPAGRIYKEFGITKEAVVAAAKELI from the exons ATGGCTTCTTCCACTTCCTCTATCTCTCTCTCCCAAGCCCTCCTCCGCCCCACCACCACCTCTctcccctcctcctcctcctccctcCGCCTCACCCCCACTCTCCGCCCTACCCCACCCGCCCTCTCCCTCCGCCGCCGCCTCACCACCTCCATCCGCGCCGCCGCCTCCGTCAAAACCGTCGAGAAGGCAACCGCGGACGCCGCGCTGGTCGAAAAATCCGTCAACACGATCCGCTTCCTCGCCATCGACGCCGTCGAGAAGGCGAATTCGGGTCACCCGGGGCTCCCCATGGGATGCGCTCCGATGGGTCACGTGCTATATGATGAAACCATGAAGTATAACCCTAAGAACCCTTTCTGGTTCAACCGCGATCGCTTCGTTCTCTCCGCTGGGCACGGGTGCATGCTTCAGTACGCGCTTCTGCACCTCGCTGGGTTCGATAGCGTCAAG GAAGAGGATTTGAGGGAATTTCGCCAATGGGGGAGCAGAACTCCGGGACACCCTGAGAATTTTGAGACTCCGGGAATTGAAGTTACAACAG GTCCTCTTGGTCAGGGGATTGCCAATGCTGTTGGTTTGGCCCTTGCAGAGAAGCACTTGGCTGCAAGATACAACAAGCCTGACAATGAGATTGTTGACCATTACAc GTATGCTATTCTGGGTGATGGTTGTCAAATGGAGGGAATTGCAAATGAAGCATGCTCACTTGCTGGCCACTGGGGACTGGGGAAGCTGATAGcattttatgatgacaatcataTTTCTATTGATGGTAACACAGAGATTGCGTTCACCGAGAGTGTTGATAGTCGTTTTGAGGGACTTGGGTGGCATGTTATTTGGGTAAAGAATGGAAATAATGGCTATGATGATATTCGTGCTGCCATTAAGGAAGCAAAAGCTGTCAAAGACAAACCCACATTAATCAAG GTCACAACAACCATTGGTTATGGTTCTCCTAACAAGGCTAACTCCTACAGTGTGCATGGAAGTGCACTGGGTGCCAAAGAAGTTGATGCCACCAGGCAGAACCTTGGATGGTCACATGAGCCATTCCACGTGCCTGAGGATGTCAAAAA GCATTGGAGTCGCCACACCCCTGAGGGTGCTGCACTTGAAGCTGAGTGGAATGCTAAGTTTGCTGAGTATGAAAAGAAATACAAGGAGGAGGCTGCAGAATTGAAATCTATTATCAATGGTGAATTCCCTGCTGGTTGGGAGAAAGCACTTCCG ACATACACTCCAGAGAGCCCAGCGGATGCCACCAGAAACCTGTCTCAAACAAACCTTAATGCCCTTGCAAAGGTTCTTCCCGGTCTGCTTGGTGGCAGTGCAGATCTTGCTTCTTCCAACATGACCTTGCTCAAAATGTTCGGGGACTTCCAAAAGGATACTCCAGCAGAGCGTAATGTTAGATTCGGTGTTAGAGAACACGGAATGGGAGCTATCTGCAACGGCATTGCTCTTCACAGCCCTGGACTGATTCCATATTGTGCAACCTTCTTTGTATTCACTGACTACATGAGAGGTGCCATAAGGCTTTCTGCGCTGTCTGAGGCTGGGGTTATTTATGTCATGACCCATGATTCAATAGGACTTGGAGAAGATGGGCCAACCCACCAGCCAATTGAGCACCTAGCAAGCTTCCGGGCAATGCCAAACATTTTGATGCTTCGTCCCGCCGACGGTAACGAAACAGCCGGAGCATACAAAGTGGCCGTGCTCAACAGGAAGAGACCCTCCATTCTTGCCCTATCCAGGCAAAAACTGCCCCAGCTTCCCGGAACTTCCATTGAAGGAGTTGAAAAGGGTGGTTACACCATTTCGGACAACTCCACTGGCAACAAGCCTGATGTCATTTTGATCGGAACTGGTTCGGAATTGGAAATCGCTGCCAAAGCTGCTGATGACCTAAGGAAGGAAGGGAAGGCTGTTAGAGTTGTTTCCCTTGTTTCTTGGGAACTTTTTGATGAGCAATCAGAAGCCTACAAGGAGAGTGTTTTCCCTGCTGCTGTTTCAGCCAGAGTTAGCATTGAGGCAGGATCAACATTTGGGTGGGAGAAAATTGTTGGAGCAAAGGGAAAAGCAATAGGCATTGATCGTTTTGGAGCTAGTGCTCCAGCTGGAAGAATATACAAAGAATTTGGTATCACTAAGGAAGCTGTTGTTGCTGCAGCTAAAGAGCTTATCTag
- the LOC100527406 gene encoding P-loop NTPase domain superfamily protein isoform 2 (isoform 2 is encoded by transcript variant 2), translating to MEVGMLPISASKRGKLLAAGYTTLDAIARASPTHLARDIDVSESEATEILNLASKPSALERPNGSHTAVVGGGQTAWDMLNDEKFSSYITTSCADLDNILGGGIKCKEVTEIGGVPGIGKTQIGIQLAVNVQIPQEYGGLGGKAIYIDTEGSFMVERVLQIAEACIEDMAEYSRHFHKDFQACDVKMHPNNILENIFYFRVCSYTEQIALINYLDKFITENKDVKILIVDSVTFHFRQDFDDMALRTRLLSEMALKLMKLAKKFRLAVVMFNQVTTKHIEGSFQLTLALGDSWSHSCTNRIILFWNGNERHAFIDKSPSLKSASAPYSVTTRGIRNSTSSCKRIKMM from the exons ATGGAAGTGGGTATGCTTCCAATCTCAGCTTCAAAGAGAGGAAAACTCTTGGCTGCTGGTTACACCACTCTCGATGCCATTGCTCGTGCCTCCCCCACCCACCTTGCTCGAG atattgatgtttctgagagTGAAGCCACGGAAATTCTGAATCTTGCAAGCAAACCTAGTGCTTTGGAGAGACCGAATGGGTCTCACACTGCTGTTGTTGGTG GTGGTCAGACTGCCTGGGATATGCTCAATGATGAAAAGTTTTCTTCTTACATTACCACATCTTGTGCAGATCTGGATAACATCCTTGGTGGAGGAATTAAGTGCAAAGAAGTCACTGAAATAG gtGGAGTTCCAGGCATTGGTAAAACACAAATTGG GATTCAACTTGCGGTAAATGTTCAGATTCCACAAGAATATGGTGGCCTAGGAGGGAAGGCAATATACATCG ACACAGAAGGAAGCTTTATGGTTGAACGTGTTCTACAAATTGCTGAAGCATGCATAGAAGATATGGCAGAATACAGCCGGCACTTTCATAAGGATTTTCAAGCTTGTGATGTTAAAATGCACCCTAATAATATCTTGGaaaatatattctattttcGTGTTTGCAGCTACACTGAGCAAATTGCTTTGATAAATTACTTGGACAAATTCATCACAGAGAATAAAGAT GTAAAGATCCTCATTGTTGACAGTGTTACTTTCCACTTCCGCCAAGACTTTGATGATATGGCTCTCAGGACTCGATTACTCAGTGAAATGGCTTTGAAGTTGATGAAGCTTGCAAAAAAATTCCGTTTGGCT GTTGTTATGTTCAATCAAGTAACAACCAAGCATATTGAAGGTTCATTTCAATTGACCCTTGCACTAG GAGATAGTTGGTCGCATTCATGCACAAATAGGATAATCTTGTTTTGGAATGGCAACGAACGACACGCATTTATCGACAAGTCCCCTTCTCTGAAATCAGCATCAGCTCCATATTCTGTGACAACTAGAGGGATACGCAATTCTACTTCAAGCTGCAAACGAATCAAGATGATGTGA
- the LOC100527406 gene encoding P-loop NTPase domain superfamily protein isoform 1 (isoform 1 is encoded by transcript variant 1) gives MEVGMLPISASKRGKLLAAGYTTLDAIARASPTHLARDIDVSESEATEILNLASKPSALERPNGSHTAVVGDLDNILGGGIKCKEVTEIGGVPGIGKTQIGIQLAVNVQIPQEYGGLGGKAIYIDTEGSFMVERVLQIAEACIEDMAEYSRHFHKDFQACDVKMHPNNILENIFYFRVCSYTEQIALINYLDKFITENKDVKILIVDSVTFHFRQDFDDMALRTRLLSEMALKLMKLAKKFRLAVVMFNQVTTKHIEGSFQLTLALGDSWSHSCTNRIILFWNGNERHAFIDKSPSLKSASAPYSVTTRGIRNSTSSCKRIKMM, from the exons ATGGAAGTGGGTATGCTTCCAATCTCAGCTTCAAAGAGAGGAAAACTCTTGGCTGCTGGTTACACCACTCTCGATGCCATTGCTCGTGCCTCCCCCACCCACCTTGCTCGAG atattgatgtttctgagagTGAAGCCACGGAAATTCTGAATCTTGCAAGCAAACCTAGTGCTTTGGAGAGACCGAATGGGTCTCACACTGCTGTTGTTGGTG ATCTGGATAACATCCTTGGTGGAGGAATTAAGTGCAAAGAAGTCACTGAAATAG gtGGAGTTCCAGGCATTGGTAAAACACAAATTGG GATTCAACTTGCGGTAAATGTTCAGATTCCACAAGAATATGGTGGCCTAGGAGGGAAGGCAATATACATCG ACACAGAAGGAAGCTTTATGGTTGAACGTGTTCTACAAATTGCTGAAGCATGCATAGAAGATATGGCAGAATACAGCCGGCACTTTCATAAGGATTTTCAAGCTTGTGATGTTAAAATGCACCCTAATAATATCTTGGaaaatatattctattttcGTGTTTGCAGCTACACTGAGCAAATTGCTTTGATAAATTACTTGGACAAATTCATCACAGAGAATAAAGAT GTAAAGATCCTCATTGTTGACAGTGTTACTTTCCACTTCCGCCAAGACTTTGATGATATGGCTCTCAGGACTCGATTACTCAGTGAAATGGCTTTGAAGTTGATGAAGCTTGCAAAAAAATTCCGTTTGGCT GTTGTTATGTTCAATCAAGTAACAACCAAGCATATTGAAGGTTCATTTCAATTGACCCTTGCACTAG GAGATAGTTGGTCGCATTCATGCACAAATAGGATAATCTTGTTTTGGAATGGCAACGAACGACACGCATTTATCGACAAGTCCCCTTCTCTGAAATCAGCATCAGCTCCATATTCTGTGACAACTAGAGGGATACGCAATTCTACTTCAAGCTGCAAACGAATCAAGATGATGTGA
- the LOC100790739 gene encoding LOW QUALITY PROTEIN: pentatricopeptide repeat-containing protein At2g22410, mitochondrial (The sequence of the model RefSeq protein was modified relative to this genomic sequence to represent the inferred CDS: inserted 1 base in 1 codon; substituted 1 base at 1 genomic stop codon): MYVKCGDLLAAQVLFDNMAHKTLVSWTTIVLGYARFGFLDVARELLYKIPEKSVVPWNAIISGCVQAKNSKEALHLFNEMKIRKIEPDKVAMVNCLSACSQLGALDVGIWIHHYIERHNFSLDVALGTALVDMYAKCSNIARAAQVFQEIPQRNCLTWTAIICGLALHGNARDAISYFSKMIHSGLKPNEITFLGVLSACCHGGLVEEGRKCFSEMSSKVYIAPXLKHYSCMVDVLGRAGHLEEAEELIRNMPIEADAAVWGALFFAFRVHRNVLIGEREALKLLEMDPQDSDIYVLFASLYSEAKMWKEARDARKIMKERGVEKTPGCSSIEINCIVYEFMARDVLHPQSEWIYDYLVSLTKQLELIVFTHDIPGYGDNLDIDQSNSELEXKKGHQYITVKVNNMGSHKELPRTAQIHLVSSHQEVYEPCDDSFALVDALLADRNNLLEHRPTLCMEIGCGSGYVITSLALLLGQEGCGINYIATDINPHAVRVTHETLEAHGVGAELIVTDIASGLEDRLAGLVDVIVVNPPYVPTPEDEVGVEGIMSSWAGGENGRSVIDKILPVADRLLSEKGWLYMVTLTANNPSEICHQMRKKGYASKIVVQRSTEEESLHIIKFWRDFDTEANETDQSASGFISFMLTQIPLLSYWRGTNSNNKS; this comes from the exons ATGTATGTGAAGTGTGGAGACCTGTTAGCTGCACAGGTTCTATTTGATAACATGGCACATAAGACCCTTGTTTCATGGACTACAATAGTTTTGGGATATGCCAGATTTGGTTTTCTAGATGTTGCTCGGGAGCTTTTGTATAAAATTCCAGAGAAGAGTGTTGTGCCTTGGAATGCAATCATTAGTGGCTGCGTCCAAGCTAAGAATAGTAAAGAGGCATTGCATCTAttcaatgaaatgaaaattaggAAAATAGAACCTGATAAAGTGGCCATGGTTAACTGCCTATCTGCATGCTCACAACTAGGAGCTCTTGATGTAGGAATATGGATTCACCATTATATTGAAAGACACAATTTTTCTCTAGACGTTGCCTTGGGGACTGCACTAGTTGACATGTATGCAAAGTGCAGCAATATTGCAAGGGCTGCCCAGGTTTTCCAAGAGATTCCTCAAAGAAATTGTTTGACCTGGACAGCCATCATTTGTGGTTTAGCACTTCATGGGAATGCCCGTGATGCTATATCCTATTTCTCAAAAATGATTCATAGTGGCTTAAAACCTAATGAGATCACGTTTCTTGGTGTCTTATCTGCTTGTTGCCATGGAGGTTTAGTTGAAGAAGGCCGCAAATGTTTTTCCGAAATGAGCTCTAAAGTCTATATAGCCCCTTAGCTTAAACACTACTCATGCATGGTGGATGTTTTAGGAAGGGCTGGTCATTTGGAGGAAGCAGAAGAGCTTATTAGAAATATGCCGATAGAGGCAGATGCTGCTGTATGGGGTGCTTTATTCTTTGCTTTTCGTGTTCATCGCAATGTTCTAATAGGAGAGAGGGAAGCTTTGAAGCTTCTTGAGATGGATCCTCAAGATAGTgatatttatgttttgtttgccAGCTTGTACAGTGAGGCAAAAATGTGGAAGGAGGCAAGAGATGCAAGGAAAATAATGAAGGAAAGAGGAGTAGAGAAGACTCCTGGTTGCAGCTCAATTGAGATCAATTGCATTGTGTATGAGTTCATGGCGAGGGATGTGTTACATCCACAGTCTGAATGGATTTATGACTACCTGGTTTCGTTGACAAAACAACTAGAGCTTATTGTGTTTACACATGATATTCCTGGTTATGGAGATAAT CTTGACATTGACCAGAGCAATTCAGAGCTGG TCAAAAAAGGCCATCAGTATATCACGGTCAAAGTGAACAATATG GGTTCGCACAAAGAGTTGCCTAGAACTGCCCAAATTCACCTTGTGAGTTCGCACCAAGAGGTTTATGAACCATGTGATGATTCTTTTGCACTGGTTGATGCTCTTCTAGCTGACCGCAATAACCTGTTGGAACATCGTCCAACATTGTGCATGGAGATAGGCTGTGGTAGCGGATATGTCATTACTTCCCTTGCTCTTCTCCTTGGGCAGGAAGGTTGTGGCATCAACTACATTGCAACTGATATCAACCCTCATGCAGTGAGGGTAACCCATGAGACCTTGGAAGCACATGGTGTTGGTGCTGAGTTGATAGTAACAGATATTGCATCGGGGCTAGAGGACCGGCTTGCTGGGTTGGTTGATGTTATAGTTGTGAACCCTCCTTACGTGCCTACCCCTGAAGATGAAGTGGGTGTTGAAGGTATTATGTCATCTTGGGCCGGTGGGGAGAACGGCCGGAGTgtaattgataaaattttgcCCGTTGCAGACCGTCTTTTGTCTGAAAAGGGATGGCTATACATGGTCACCCTTACAGCTAACAATCCTTCTGAGATATGCCATCAAATGAGAAAGAAAGGGTATGCTTCTAAGATTGTTGTCCAAAGATCCACAGAGGAAGAAAGTCTTCATATCATCAAGTTCTGGCGGGATTTCGATACTGAAGCAAATGAAACTGACCAATCTGCTTCTGGGTTCATAAGCTTCATGCTTACACAAATCCCTCTACTTTCATATTGGAGAGGCACCAATAGCAACAATAAGAGCTGA
- the LOC100784367 gene encoding probable tRNA N6-adenosine threonylcarbamoyltransferase, mitochondrial isoform X2 yields MAEEAHSKVIDQVVQEALDKAYLTEKDLTAVAVTIGPGLSLCLRVGVQKARKIAGGFNLPIIGIHHMEAHALVARLIEKDLQFPFMALLISGGHNLLVLARDLGQYIQLGTTIDDAIGEAYDKTAKWLGLDLRRSGGPAIEKLAMEGNAESVKFSIPMKQHKDCNFSYAGLKTQVRLAIESKKIDAKIPISSASNGDRLSRADIAASFQRIAVLHLEERCERAIQWALKMEPSIRHLVVSGGVASNQYVRARLDMVVKKNGLQLVCPPPRLCTDNGVMIAWTGIEHFRMGRYDPPPPAEEPEDFVYDIRPRWPLGEEYAEGKSVARSLRTARIHPSLTSIIQASLQQ; encoded by the exons GTTGTGCAAGAAGCCCTTGATAAAGCTTATCTGACCGAGAAGGATCTTACTGCTGTTGCTGTTACTATTGGTCCTGGTTTGAGTCTCTGCCTTCGTG TGGGGGTGCAGAAAGCCCGGAAAATTGCTGGCGGATTTAATTTACCAATTATTGGCATACATCACATGGAAGCTCATGCTCTGGTTGCCAG GTTAATTGAGAAAGATTTGCAGTTTCCATTCATGGCCCTACTTATTTCAG GGGGACACAATTTACTCGTTCTTGCTCGTGATCTTGGGCAGTACATACAACTTGGAACTACGATAGATGATGCTATCGGTGAGGCATATGACAAGACAGCAAAATGGCTCGGACTGGATTTGAGGAGAAGTGGTGGTCCTGCTATTGAGAAGCTTGCTATGGAGGGTAATGCTGAATCAGTCAAGTTTTCT ATTCCAATGAAGCAGCACAAAGACTGCAATTTTTCCTATGCTGGTCTAAAAACCCAAGTACGTCTGGCAATTGAGTCCAAAAAGAT TGATGCCAAAATTCCAATTTCTTCAGCAAGTAATGGAGATCGACTGTCACGGGCTGATATTGCTGCTTCTTTTCAG CGAATTGCTGTGTTACATCTTGAGGAGAGGTGTGAACGAGCAATACAGTGGGCATTGAAGATGGAGCCTTCCATAAGACACTTG GTTGTCTCTGGTGGAGTTGCATCAAATCAATATGTCCGAGCCCGGCTTGATATGGTTGTGAAGAAGAATGGCCTGCAACTTGTATGCCCACCTCCTCGGCTCTGTACTGATAATG GTGTAATGATTGCTTGGACTGGTATTGAGCACTTCCGCATGGGAAGATATGACCCTCCTCCTCCTGCAGAAGAACCTGAAGACTTTGTG TATGATATACGCCCAAGGTGGCCGCTGGGGGAAGAATATGCTGAAGGAAAAAGTGTAGCACGTTCGTTAAGAACAGCCCGCATTCATCCTTCTCTTACATCTATAATTCAAGCATCATTGCAACAATGA